A single genomic interval of Carassius carassius chromosome 24, fCarCar2.1, whole genome shotgun sequence harbors:
- the LOC132103341 gene encoding thioredoxin-interacting protein-like translates to MGVLTKKPKAFEVQFSDPNKSAYSSGDKVAGRVIVEVAEVVHISAVKLFGIGCAKVDYKKGKMNCREEIEYLKYEEVLHLDHQPTDADGSITLRAGNRYEFMFGFELPPAGCLVSSYVGKFGSVQYYVKAVIEKSSQPYAECKRYFEVVEPTDVNTQELMDPVTGAKQKKVTCMFIPDGSVSVSARIGRKGYCEGENICIDAQFENSCSRIVVPKAAIIAKHIYLANGRTKEFHKKLISVRGDHIISGMCDVWRGRVLPVPKLKPTILGCDIIHVDYCLRIYLHIPGSEKLILDLPLVIGTIPYNGMNSRISSMSSQDNSNTSSTCVSLPSCPPSYSEISQDNRMDSSFIPLLDDYDEDDSPIFMRSSEYHLPPSPLSYTEQN, encoded by the exons ATGGGTGTACTAACAAAGAAACCCAAGGCCTTCGAGGTTCAGTTTAGTGACCCGAACAAGAGCGCGTACAGCAGCGGAGATAAAGTGGCCGGGCGGGTGATAGTGGAGGTGGCGGAGGTGGTGCACATCTCCGCAGTTAAACTGTTCGGAATCGGATGCGCTAAAGTCGATTATAAAAAAGGGAAGATGAACTGCAGGGAGGAGATTGAGTACCTGAAATATGAAGAAGTTCTTCACCTCGATCATCAGCCAACAG ATGCAGATGGCTCCATCACTCTCAGGGCTGGAAACAGATACGAGTTCATGTTCGGGTTCGAACTTCCACCGGCAGG GTGCCTTGTTTCCTCCTATGTGGGAAAGTTTGGCTCAGTCCAATACTACGTGAAGGCAGTCATAGAGAAATCAAGCCAGCCATATGCGGAATGTAAGCGGTATTTTGAGGTGGTGGAACCCACTGATGTCAACACCCAAGAGCTCATG GATCCAGTTACAGGAGCAAAACAGAAGAAAGTCACCTGCATGTTTATTCCCGATGGCAGTGTTTCCGTGTCCGCTCGAATAGGCCGGAAGGGTTACTGTGAAGGAGAAAACATTTGCATCGACGCTCAATTTGAGAACTCTTGTTCTCGGATTGTCGTTCCTAAAGCCGCCATCATAGCGAAGCACATTTACCTGGCGAACGGCCGCACCAAAGAGTTTCACAAGAAACTAATTTCTGTCAGAGGAGACCACATCATCTCCGGCATGTGTGATGTGTGGCGTGGGAGAGTACTTCCTGTGCCAAAGCTGAAGCCAACTATACTGGGCTGTGACATTATCCATGTTGACTATTGTCTAAGG ATATACTTGCATATCCCAGGAAGTGAGAAGCTCATCCTAGATCTTCCTCTGGTCATTGGCACGATCCCCTACAATGGCATGAACAGTCGCATCAGTAGCATGAGCAGCCAGGACAACAGTAATACCTCCAGCACCTGCGTGTCACTCCCATCCTGTCCACCCAGCTATAGCGAGATCTCCCAGGACAATCGCATGGATAGTTCCTTCATTCCCCTCCTAGATGATTATGATGAGGATGACAGTCCTATATTCATGCGCAGTAGCGAGTATCATCTCCCCCCATCTCCCCTGTCATACACTGAG CAAAACTAA